A genome region from Hydrogenoanaerobacterium saccharovorans includes the following:
- a CDS encoding DUF262 domain-containing protein, with the protein MNIKPYDKTIRDLLGSKRQFVIPRFQREYSWGKKNYQLFFERQWCCKIA; encoded by the coding sequence ATGAATATTAAGCCATATGATAAAACAATTAGAGATCTTCTTGGTTCCAAAAGACAATTTGTGATTCCACGCTTTCAAAGAGAATACTCGTGGGGAAAAAAGAATTATCAATTATTTTTTGAAAGACAGTGGTGTTGCAAAATTGCTTGA
- a CDS encoding damage-control phosphatase ARMT1 family protein, translated as MKINYSCLPCLINQVVKVAGMTNADHKEVLFQDVFRYLSKIDYTETNPEIIGSTFRLLKNHIKNDDPYLEVRNYYNDMFLNMTDMLKQRINQSNLSFEAAIKYAIIGNIIDFNPIHGVKLDDIMNYFDNVENLILTIDHTKNLIRDITKSKTLLYIGDNCGEICLDKILIEKIIENNHDIDIYFGVRGAPVVNDSIESDAYRVGIRSTCSAH; from the coding sequence ATGAAAATAAATTATAGTTGTTTACCTTGCTTGATAAATCAAGTTGTTAAAGTAGCCGGCATGACAAATGCAGATCATAAGGAAGTATTATTTCAAGATGTATTTCGATATCTAAGCAAAATAGATTATACGGAAACAAATCCAGAAATAATTGGTTCCACTTTCAGATTATTGAAAAACCACATTAAAAATGATGATCCATATTTAGAAGTAAGGAATTACTATAACGATATGTTTTTGAATATGACTGACATGCTCAAACAGAGAATTAATCAATCAAATCTTTCTTTCGAAGCAGCCATTAAGTATGCAATTATAGGTAATATCATCGATTTTAATCCAATTCATGGCGTCAAGCTTGATGATATTATGAATTATTTTGATAACGTAGAAAATCTGATTCTCACAATCGACCATACGAAGAATCTTATTCGAGATATTACCAAAAGCAAAACATTGCTATATATTGGTGACAATTGCGGGGAAATATGTTTGGATAAAATTCTGATCGAGAAAATAATAGAAAATAATCATGACATTGATATTTATTTCGGAGTAAGGGGAGCTCCTGTTGTAAATGATTCTATCGAATCAGATGCCTATCGTGTTGGTATTAGATCTACTTGCTCAGCACATTGA
- a CDS encoding endonuclease NucS domain-containing protein, with protein sequence MILSNQMPIVLVLDLLAQHIEILNSDWIIIGRQVKTSAGKYIDLLCMDHDGDLVVVELKKDLTPREVTAQVIDYASCVSDMKLEELAELYLEFTNNTYTLNQAYEKKYGTKLDSDSVNQNVEMVVVASKMDASTERIIRYLRNKYVVDINILFFNVFGYEEKRFISRVWFEEDVETQMPCNISNNTWNHEYYVSFGEGERRWNDACKYGFISGGGGPWYSNTLKMLSVGDRVWANIPQTGYVGVGIVTEEFQLAKNALFDTNGKKLGFKDITTEGNYLYSIDDEEKAEYNVKIKWTKTTTEKQAVKEIGFFGNQNTVCRPREKKWKFTVERLKTLWNIKD encoded by the coding sequence ATGATTCTATCGAATCAGATGCCTATCGTGTTGGTATTAGATCTACTTGCTCAGCACATTGAAATATTAAATAGTGATTGGATTATAATAGGTCGTCAAGTCAAAACAAGCGCAGGCAAATACATAGATTTACTTTGTATGGACCATGACGGCGATTTAGTAGTTGTCGAATTAAAAAAAGATTTAACACCTCGTGAAGTTACAGCCCAAGTAATTGATTACGCATCTTGCGTGTCAGATATGAAATTAGAAGAGCTGGCAGAACTATATTTAGAGTTCACTAATAATACATATACATTAAATCAAGCTTACGAAAAGAAATATGGTACGAAACTTGATTCTGATTCCGTAAATCAAAATGTGGAAATGGTTGTAGTAGCGTCAAAAATGGATGCTAGTACCGAACGTATTATAAGGTATTTGCGTAATAAATATGTAGTTGACATAAACATACTGTTTTTTAATGTTTTTGGATATGAGGAAAAACGGTTTATTAGTCGTGTTTGGTTTGAAGAAGATGTTGAAACTCAAATGCCTTGTAATATATCAAATAATACTTGGAACCACGAGTACTACGTATCGTTTGGTGAGGGAGAGAGAAGATGGAACGATGCCTGTAAATACGGGTTTATTTCTGGAGGCGGTGGACCATGGTATTCAAATACCTTGAAAATGTTAAGTGTCGGGGATAGAGTATGGGCTAACATCCCTCAAACAGGCTATGTAGGAGTAGGTATTGTTACAGAAGAGTTCCAACTCGCTAAAAACGCCCTATTTGATACTAACGGAAAAAAACTCGGGTTTAAAGATATTACAACTGAAGGCAATTATTTATATTCTATCGACGATGAAGAAAAAGCAGAATATAATGTTAAAATTAAATGGACTAAAACAACTACTGAAAAACAAGCTGTAAAGGAAATTGGATTTTTTGGTAATCAGAATACTGTATGCCGTCCGCGTGAAAAGAAGTGGAAATTTACGGTGGAACGGCTAAAAACTTTATGGAACATAAAGGATTAG
- a CDS encoding IS110 family transposase, whose translation MISVGVDVSKGKSMVCFMKPYGEVLISPYNVQHCENDLMQLVEQIHRLNDEVRVVMESTGAYHYPILAFLKQHGVFVSVVNAYLMKKYAMIAIRKGKTDPLDAIKIASYGIDYWYKLVDFEPTLDVYQELTDLNRQYLGYLSMRIKAKVSMTNLTDRTMPGIKTVLWNRSDVPDRDKLCDFIREYWHYDNITCMPECDFIASYNAWAKEKGYHASTQKAKTIYTLALDGIPTMSSKTPSTKMLVLESVWVLQMIDKTLASILAQMRNLVSGLKEYEVVMAMPGVGNILGPRIIAEVGDVRRFHSGSALVAYAGLDAPPYQSGTFIGTNRHISKRGSSSLRKTGYEIIRFVKQAKPTTDTAVYDFLLKKEAEGKPLRVAKIAALNKFLRIYYARVKELYC comes from the coding sequence ATGATTAGTGTTGGAGTTGATGTTTCCAAAGGAAAGAGTATGGTTTGTTTTATGAAGCCGTATGGTGAAGTTCTGATTTCTCCATACAATGTGCAGCATTGTGAGAATGATTTAATGCAGTTAGTTGAACAAATACATAGGCTGAACGACGAAGTTCGAGTGGTTATGGAATCAACCGGTGCATATCATTATCCAATACTGGCATTTCTGAAGCAACATGGTGTATTTGTCAGCGTCGTAAATGCCTATCTCATGAAAAAGTACGCCATGATCGCGATTCGCAAAGGAAAAACGGATCCGCTTGATGCAATAAAGATTGCAAGCTATGGAATCGACTACTGGTACAAGCTAGTAGACTTTGAACCGACATTGGATGTTTACCAGGAACTAACGGATCTTAACAGGCAGTATCTAGGCTACCTATCCATGCGTATAAAAGCAAAGGTCTCAATGACCAATCTGACAGATCGGACGATGCCTGGGATTAAGACCGTTCTATGGAATCGCTCTGATGTCCCTGACAGGGATAAACTTTGCGACTTCATACGCGAATACTGGCATTATGACAATATAACCTGTATGCCAGAGTGTGATTTCATCGCAAGCTACAATGCATGGGCTAAAGAGAAGGGATACCATGCCAGCACACAAAAGGCAAAGACGATTTATACCTTGGCTTTAGACGGTATCCCAACGATGTCATCCAAAACCCCGTCCACTAAAATGCTCGTTTTGGAATCTGTTTGGGTCTTGCAGATGATTGACAAGACTCTTGCGTCTATTCTAGCACAAATGCGTAACCTTGTAAGTGGATTAAAAGAATACGAAGTTGTTATGGCAATGCCAGGAGTAGGCAACATTCTTGGCCCACGGATTATTGCAGAGGTAGGGGATGTGCGACGTTTTCATAGCGGCAGTGCATTGGTCGCCTACGCTGGCTTAGACGCCCCTCCCTACCAATCTGGCACTTTTATCGGGACTAACAGGCACATTTCCAAGCGAGGATCGTCCTCTCTACGCAAAACTGGTTATGAAATAATCCGTTTTGTAAAGCAGGCCAAGCCAACGACAGATACTGCTGTATATGACTTTTTGTTGAAGAAAGAGGCGGAAGGGAAACCTTTGCGTGTAGCTAAGATAGCAGCATTAAATAAATTCCTGAGAATTTACTATGCCAGAGTAAAAGAGCTTTATTGTTGA
- a CDS encoding S66 peptidase family protein produces MIKIMYPSKLKIGDEIRVIAPSRSLSVVREDVYNNANKFLKEKGYNITFSDNSREIEYDESASIKSRVEDLHNAFLDNNVKAILTSIGGFNVNQILEYIDYSIIMNNPKIICGYSDITALLNAIHAKTGLITYHGPHFCSFGFGNNRNYTYEYFEKCVNSDSEYKITPSFEANRYVVIQDGNCEGTVIGGNLCTLNLLQGTEFMPKMKDVILFIEDDNIMGKYFIGEFERNLQSLLQIDKCKINGVVFGRFSDDCNLTVDKITQIVKSKRQLKNIPIIFNTDFGHVFPFVTFPIGGTVTIAAKADCVDIVFKQH; encoded by the coding sequence GTGATTAAAATAATGTATCCAAGTAAATTAAAAATTGGTGACGAAATTCGAGTAATTGCGCCATCAAGAAGTTTAAGTGTTGTTAGAGAAGACGTTTACAATAACGCTAATAAATTTTTAAAAGAAAAAGGATATAATATTACTTTTTCTGATAATAGCCGAGAAATTGAATACGATGAATCTGCAAGTATTAAATCACGAGTAGAGGATTTGCATAATGCGTTTCTAGACAATAATGTCAAAGCGATTTTAACCTCGATAGGAGGTTTTAATGTAAATCAAATTCTTGAATACATAGACTATTCTATTATAATGAACAATCCCAAAATTATTTGTGGATATTCAGATATAACCGCTTTACTAAATGCGATTCATGCAAAAACTGGTCTTATTACATATCATGGACCGCATTTTTGTTCTTTTGGATTTGGAAATAATAGGAATTATACATATGAGTATTTTGAAAAATGTGTTAATAGCGATAGTGAATATAAAATAACTCCCTCTTTTGAAGCAAATCGTTATGTGGTGATACAGGATGGCAATTGTGAAGGGACAGTTATTGGTGGAAATCTTTGTACATTAAACCTTTTGCAAGGCACAGAATTTATGCCGAAAATGAAAGATGTAATTTTATTTATTGAAGATGATAATATTATGGGCAAATACTTTATTGGTGAATTTGAACGTAATTTGCAATCATTATTACAAATTGACAAATGCAAAATAAACGGAGTCGTCTTTGGACGCTTTTCAGATGATTGTAACTTAACTGTTGATAAAATCACTCAAATTGTAAAAAGTAAAAGGCAGTTAAAAAATATACCGATAATTTTTAATACAGACTTTGGTCACGTATTTCCATTTGTTACTTTCCCTATCGGTGGAACTGTAACAATTGCTGCAAAAGCAGATTGTGTTGATATTGTTTTTAAACAACACTAA
- a CDS encoding CPBP family intramembrane glutamic endopeptidase — MKIKKMDTMWQYVMFTYLLFWFMVLGLGGIAIFVFDVTPFGMSCVTTLCSWAPTIVLLIMLKKLKPGTSIKNFYKEAFKEKLNFSVFFIASLVIVGVFLISTGVLSVFEKTAQLQFAATGLLGNILFTAIQGASGEESGWRGFLMTEMEGKYGFVKGNLILGLIWAFWHLPLWFVSTNYSGLHLLIYILSFIIGLTAFSIIIGVCMKKCNNLFLSFWMHFLFNFVLTFFIGKDVYLLASLAVLYTVAAVIFTFVYLHKKGVRLSLKAHTRG; from the coding sequence ATGAAAATTAAAAAGATGGATACAATGTGGCAATATGTAATGTTTACATATCTGTTGTTTTGGTTTATGGTTTTAGGCCTTGGCGGAATAGCAATTTTTGTTTTTGATGTTACGCCTTTTGGTATGAGTTGTGTAACAACTTTATGCAGTTGGGCGCCAACAATAGTGCTTCTGATTATGCTAAAAAAGCTAAAACCAGGTACTTCCATAAAAAACTTTTATAAAGAGGCTTTTAAAGAAAAACTAAATTTTTCTGTTTTTTTTATTGCATCCTTAGTGATAGTAGGCGTGTTTCTGATATCAACAGGGGTTTTATCCGTCTTTGAAAAAACTGCACAGCTCCAATTTGCAGCTACTGGATTATTGGGCAACATTCTATTTACTGCTATCCAGGGTGCAAGCGGTGAAGAATCCGGGTGGAGAGGATTCTTGATGACAGAGATGGAAGGCAAATATGGCTTTGTGAAAGGCAACCTGATTTTAGGTTTAATCTGGGCATTCTGGCATTTACCGTTATGGTTTGTTTCTACAAATTATAGCGGATTGCATTTATTAATATATATTCTTTCATTTATCATTGGATTAACTGCATTTTCAATCATAATTGGTGTATGTATGAAAAAATGTAATAACTTATTTTTATCATTTTGGATGCATTTTTTGTTTAATTTTGTTTTAACATTCTTTATTGGAAAAGATGTGTATTTACTCGCCTCATTAGCAGTGTTATATACTGTTGCGGCTGTGATCTTTACTTTTGTTTATTTACATAAAAAAGGAGTTCGATTATCACTAAAAGCCCATACCAGGGGCTAA
- a CDS encoding DUF2179 domain-containing protein, whose protein sequence is MIILILLIIGINIVYVSINTLRTILVIKGQRLLASIISVFEIGVYLYGLTIVLKNLDSPINIIAYCIGYGVGVYVGSLIEQYLALGYVDVQIIVDSVVHDLPDILREKGFGVTSWTAEGKNGLRLVLHVLAKRSNEKKLIKLVSEIVPNAFVISYEPKNFIGGFWTKNIRNF, encoded by the coding sequence ATAATCATACTTATACTTTTAATAATTGGTATTAATATTGTATACGTTTCAATTAATACCTTGCGGACAATTCTTGTTATAAAAGGTCAACGTCTTTTAGCTTCTATTATCTCTGTATTCGAAATAGGGGTGTATTTATATGGACTCACTATTGTGCTGAAAAACCTTGATAGTCCAATTAATATTATTGCTTACTGTATTGGATATGGGGTAGGGGTTTATGTTGGAAGCTTAATAGAACAATATCTTGCGCTTGGATATGTAGATGTTCAAATTATTGTTGATTCTGTTGTCCACGACCTACCAGATATATTAAGAGAAAAAGGATTCGGGGTGACTTCATGGACTGCAGAAGGAAAAAATGGGTTGCGACTTGTCCTGCATGTATTGGCGAAACGGAGCAATGAGAAAAAGCTTATCAAATTAGTAAGCGAAATAGTCCCTAATGCTTTTGTTATTTCATACGAACCTAAAAATTTTATCGGTGGTTTTTGGACAAAAAATATTCGAAATTTTTAG
- a CDS encoding phosphotransferase, producing the protein MGRPVHVIVLYPNVETVKKRETMREKVGYTSFTVEDLYADFMKETPKIGFWLDTSEQSPEQSVEDILLHFGV; encoded by the coding sequence GTGGGTCGTCCTGTTCATGTAATAGTACTCTACCCAAATGTGGAGACAGTAAAAAAGCGTGAAACAATGCGAGAAAAGGTTGGTTATACCAGTTTTACAGTAGAGGATCTGTATGCGGATTTCATGAAGGAGACTCCAAAAATCGGCTTTTGGCTGGATACCTCGGAACAGTCCCCAGAACAATCCGTTGAGGATATTTTGTTACACTTTGGGGTGTAA
- a CDS encoding nucleotidyltransferase domain-containing protein, with amino-acid sequence MSDKDNTENILTQIAHVFNGVTGINAIVLGGSWATGTANKDSDIDIGIYYDKALFDLSSFKQKAVSLDDEHRKNVITDPDDWGPWINGGGWLNIDGIAVDILFRDTRKVITVIDDCINGKISIDYQCGHPFGFVNSIYMGEVAYCKILSSNNNIISEQKKRLIEFPENYQKASIEKFLWECEFSQQCGRKAIGKEDILYAAGSLFRCTVSLIHVLYAINRMYMLNEKGSLGRLLRRKEAYIPKDFANDMEAALSGLRKDTIQACFDRIQVQYNEIFRHSNQTMKL; translated from the coding sequence ATGTCTGATAAAGATAATACAGAAAATATATTAACACAAATTGCACATGTCTTTAACGGAGTTACCGGTATTAACGCCATCGTTTTGGGCGGTTCTTGGGCAACAGGTACGGCGAACAAGGATTCCGACATAGATATAGGAATCTATTATGATAAGGCGTTATTCGACCTTTCATCATTCAAACAAAAAGCTGTCTCACTTGATGATGAGCATCGAAAAAATGTAATAACCGATCCCGACGACTGGGGACCATGGATCAATGGCGGAGGATGGCTGAATATTGATGGTATTGCTGTGGATATTCTTTTCAGGGATACCCGGAAAGTCATTACCGTGATCGATGACTGCATCAATGGAAAAATCTCGATTGACTATCAATGTGGTCATCCGTTTGGGTTCGTGAACTCTATCTACATGGGCGAAGTCGCATATTGCAAAATTTTGAGCAGCAATAACAACATTATTTCAGAACAGAAAAAAAGGCTTATAGAATTCCCTGAAAACTACCAGAAAGCTTCCATAGAAAAATTCCTATGGGAATGTGAGTTTTCCCAACAGTGCGGAAGGAAGGCAATCGGAAAAGAAGATATTCTATATGCTGCCGGTTCACTGTTTAGGTGTACGGTTAGCTTAATACATGTACTGTATGCCATAAATAGGATGTATATGCTCAACGAAAAAGGCAGCCTGGGGCGACTGCTAAGGCGAAAAGAAGCATATATCCCAAAAGATTTTGCAAATGACATGGAAGCGGCATTATCGGGTTTGAGAAAAGATACGATACAAGCCTGTTTTGATAGAATTCAGGTGCAATATAATGAGATATTCAGACATAGTAACCAGACAATGAAATTATAA
- a CDS encoding amidohydrolase family protein has translation MKNNIIIRRCDLADISNMSITSCDIRIEDGIITEIGSNLVPKGEEILNAKGMLCIPAFTDAHTHLVQSLQKGCLDDLCITDWLIKMLSTQHRLTEEEWYYGVLIGLLQGLRFGVTTFNEMTYFSYIDAVVQAYKDSDLRVTFGLGATDIAENQSTLTTSVEDALQQAEIIYHKYHNTNHGLLRTSVAPQGLPACTKELMQGLKSFAKQKGLVFHTHLAEGKKETEWVKHQTGYGEGEALYRYGILDAKTMLAHSIWLEDYELDLIAESGATVVHCPSTNMKISDGIPPIYKMLERKVNVAFGCDGEASSSNRDMIREARCGAYLQKVVSGKAQVMPVSTCYQMMTANSARALGYDDLGKTRVGYRADILLLDMHDISLLNKDCRLSNIIYAGTGLQVDTVLCNGKVLLKNKCFTCFDAEKIMAKGEQIVTGIYKRL, from the coding sequence ATGAAAAACAACATCATTATCCGAAGATGTGATCTTGCAGATATTTCCAATATGAGTATAACAAGCTGTGATATCCGCATTGAAGATGGAATTATCACAGAAATAGGCAGCAATCTTGTTCCCAAGGGCGAAGAAATTTTAAATGCTAAAGGGATGCTGTGTATCCCTGCATTTACCGATGCACACACCCACTTGGTGCAATCGCTGCAAAAGGGTTGTCTGGATGATTTATGCATAACGGATTGGCTGATTAAAATGCTATCCACTCAGCATAGGCTTACCGAAGAAGAATGGTACTATGGTGTTCTGATTGGTTTACTGCAAGGCTTGCGCTTTGGTGTTACAACTTTTAATGAAATGACCTATTTTTCATACATTGATGCAGTAGTTCAAGCTTATAAAGATTCTGATTTGCGTGTTACCTTTGGGTTAGGTGCAACCGACATTGCAGAAAACCAAAGCACACTCACTACGAGTGTAGAGGATGCTTTACAACAGGCGGAAATCATTTATCATAAATACCACAACACCAATCATGGTTTGCTGCGCACAAGTGTTGCACCGCAAGGCTTACCCGCATGCACTAAAGAGCTGATGCAGGGGCTGAAATCTTTTGCGAAGCAAAAGGGACTTGTTTTTCACACGCATTTGGCAGAGGGCAAAAAAGAAACCGAATGGGTAAAGCATCAAACCGGATACGGTGAGGGCGAGGCATTGTACCGCTATGGAATACTGGATGCCAAAACGATGCTGGCGCATAGTATTTGGCTTGAGGATTATGAGTTGGATCTGATTGCGGAAAGCGGTGCAACTGTAGTACACTGCCCCAGTACGAATATGAAAATCAGTGACGGCATTCCACCGATTTATAAAATGTTAGAGCGTAAAGTGAATGTTGCTTTTGGTTGTGACGGAGAGGCGTCCAGCTCCAACCGTGATATGATTCGAGAAGCACGATGCGGAGCATATCTGCAAAAGGTCGTTTCGGGTAAAGCACAGGTTATGCCGGTATCTACCTGCTACCAAATGATGACGGCTAACAGTGCAAGAGCACTGGGGTATGATGATTTAGGCAAAACTAGGGTAGGATACCGAGCCGATATTTTGCTGCTGGATATGCACGATATCTCTTTACTAAACAAGGATTGCCGATTAAGCAATATCATTTACGCCGGAACGGGATTACAAGTAGATACAGTATTGTGTAATGGCAAAGTATTGTTAAAAAACAAGTGCTTTACGTGCTTTGATGCAGAAAAAATCATGGCAAAAGGCGAACAAATAGTTACCGGTATTTACAAAAGATTATAA
- a CDS encoding TetR/AcrR family transcriptional regulator, with product MKDTQNPIALRSKEWLTNALLELMKNKPFRNISISEIAEKADLSRRTFYRSFSSKEEVICFYLQTIWRTGVLKLSTDEDYSYYHTIRWYLELWYEHREQALLLYRNDLLSLLLQEYNHLFREVYLMRKGNYPLAKQSEAMKYALSYSAGGLLNVLWQWASEGMQKSPEEVANLLMVAIQLPDRE from the coding sequence ATGAAAGATACACAAAATCCAATTGCTTTACGTTCTAAGGAATGGTTAACGAATGCCCTTTTGGAATTGATGAAAAACAAACCATTCCGGAATATCAGTATTTCAGAGATTGCGGAGAAAGCCGATTTGTCCCGCCGAACTTTTTATCGTTCTTTTTCCTCGAAAGAAGAAGTAATTTGCTTTTATCTGCAGACGATTTGGCGCACAGGAGTGCTAAAGCTTTCCACTGATGAAGATTACAGCTATTATCATACGATTCGTTGGTATCTGGAGCTTTGGTATGAGCATCGGGAACAGGCTCTTTTGCTTTACCGTAACGATTTGCTATCGCTGTTATTGCAGGAATACAACCATCTGTTTCGTGAAGTTTACCTGATGCGTAAGGGTAATTATCCTTTAGCTAAGCAATCAGAGGCAATGAAATATGCTCTTTCATACAGTGCCGGGGGCCTCTTAAATGTCCTCTGGCAATGGGCAAGCGAAGGAATGCAGAAATCACCGGAAGAAGTTGCAAATCTGTTGATGGTTGCCATCCAGCTACCTGATAGAGAGTAA
- a CDS encoding EFR1 family ferrodoxin (N-terminal region resembles flavodoxins. C-terminal ferrodoxin region binds two 4Fe-4S clusters.): protein MKNVIYYFTGTGNSLRAAQVIAERLGDTEIISMRCDPKDVLSESAERIGFVFPVHHWTMPAYAIHFVERVKLNAKAYIFAVSTPGLINGGCQDKLAELLQKKHCILSYGEKVYSVANYVAMYPAFPNPDKRVPKTEKQLEYIAQEIAEKKLRNHPHANSITRWLAPRKMQKFIEHCPSNDKYFSVWDDCISCGLCAKVCTCHNISFENGKPTFHHHCSQCMACISFCPKQAINFPKYTRERKKYHNPHVTVTDVASDRKQYPPQKAERSHAGGAWGGAVRIT from the coding sequence ATGAAAAATGTGATCTACTATTTTACAGGGACAGGAAATAGTCTTCGCGCAGCGCAGGTTATTGCCGAGCGCCTAGGCGATACTGAAATTATCTCCATGCGATGTGACCCAAAGGATGTTCTGTCAGAGAGTGCTGAAAGGATTGGTTTTGTTTTCCCGGTGCATCACTGGACGATGCCAGCGTATGCGATCCATTTTGTTGAACGGGTAAAGCTGAATGCGAAGGCATACATTTTTGCGGTCTCCACGCCAGGGTTGATCAACGGAGGATGTCAGGATAAACTGGCGGAACTGCTGCAAAAAAAGCACTGTATACTTTCCTATGGAGAGAAAGTGTACAGTGTTGCCAATTATGTGGCAATGTATCCGGCGTTTCCTAATCCTGACAAGCGCGTTCCAAAGACTGAAAAACAGCTTGAATACATTGCTCAAGAAATTGCTGAAAAGAAGCTACGGAATCATCCTCACGCCAATTCAATAACGCGATGGCTCGCACCACGAAAGATGCAGAAGTTTATTGAGCATTGCCCGTCAAACGACAAATACTTTTCTGTCTGGGATGACTGCATTTCCTGCGGACTGTGCGCAAAGGTCTGCACCTGCCATAATATCAGTTTTGAAAATGGCAAACCAACTTTCCATCATCATTGCAGCCAGTGTATGGCTTGTATTTCTTTCTGTCCAAAGCAAGCAATCAATTTTCCAAAATATACGCGGGAACGAAAAAAATATCACAATCCACATGTCACAGTAACAGATGTTGCTTCAGACAGGAAACAATATCCACCACAAAAAGCGGAAAGGTCTCACGCAGGAGGAGCTTGGGGTGGCGCTGTTCGTATCACGTAG
- a CDS encoding DUF2200 domain-containing protein yields the protein MEKARILMMPFASIYSLYVQKAEKKGRTKSEVNEIIFWLTGYDEPSLQQQMISGVDLETFFRQAPHINPNASLIKGVICGYRVEEIKDELMQKIRYLDKLIDELAKGKVMEKILRK from the coding sequence ATGGAAAAAGCACGTATTCTTATGATGCCCTTTGCCAGTATTTATTCGTTATATGTACAAAAAGCAGAGAAAAAGGGAAGAACCAAAAGCGAAGTGAATGAAATTATTTTTTGGCTTACTGGTTATGATGAACCGTCCTTACAGCAACAGATGATAAGTGGAGTGGATTTGGAAACATTTTTTAGACAAGCACCGCATATTAATCCGAATGCTTCACTTATAAAAGGGGTTATTTGCGGATATCGTGTAGAAGAAATAAAGGACGAGTTAATGCAAAAAATTCGTTATCTAGATAAATTAATCGATGAACTAGCAAAAGGGAAAGTAATGGAAAAAATATTAAGAAAATAA
- the thpR gene encoding RNA 2',3'-cyclic phosphodiesterase, translating into MRLFVSINFDEKTKEKILTVQSRLRELGRGNFSRLENLHLTLAFLGEVHPNQISVLCRAMNDTPFYPIKLTFDRVGRFKRDGGDIWWIGAAENKLLTDLQSTLSRNLAAQGFLLESRRFSPHITLAREVELQAVPDCTALLGDSFSADVNTMNLMCSERIGRKLTYTEQYKVTVQHK; encoded by the coding sequence ATGCGCCTTTTTGTTTCCATCAACTTTGATGAAAAGACAAAAGAGAAGATTCTTACAGTGCAAAGTCGCTTGCGCGAGCTGGGTCGGGGTAACTTTTCTCGCCTCGAAAATCTTCACTTGACGTTGGCATTTCTAGGCGAGGTTCATCCAAACCAAATTTCGGTGTTGTGCCGCGCTATGAACGACACACCCTTCTATCCCATAAAATTGACCTTTGATCGAGTAGGTCGTTTTAAGCGAGATGGCGGCGACATCTGGTGGATTGGCGCTGCTGAAAACAAGCTGCTGACAGACCTGCAAAGCACCCTTTCTCGTAATCTGGCTGCACAAGGTTTTTTACTGGAGAGTCGCCGATTTTCTCCCCACATTACCTTGGCACGAGAGGTTGAGCTGCAAGCGGTACCCGACTGCACAGCGCTGTTGGGTGATTCTTTTAGTGCTGATGTGAATACTATGAACCTGATGTGCTCTGAACGTATTGGCAGAAAACTCACCTACACTGAACAATATAAGGTTACTGTACAACATAAATAG